A part of Tigriopus californicus strain San Diego chromosome 10, Tcal_SD_v2.1, whole genome shotgun sequence genomic DNA contains:
- the LOC131888227 gene encoding uncharacterized protein C7orf50 homolog: MKRTIELTEEEQTKLDRKNKKLKKKKAKLIEKQSEVLDNQAKLNEKLKKPLLGEIQQEPTKEDSSAKVKSKKKKKKKSSATSDHVHETIGRGKAMKYLEVWATDRANWKFEKCRQIWLIQNCYDQVKIPDDKFDQLLEYIGSIKGQMRASALKLAQEKVAWEEKWKQILEDGKSEEEAKQELKLERQPAVVVSRAEEIISMLE; this comes from the exons ATGAAGCGAACTATAGAACTGACCGAGGAGGAACAAACTAAACTGGACCGCAAGAATAAGAaactaaagaaaaagaaggccaagttGATAGAGAAACAGAGCGAAGTGCTTGACAATcaagcaaaattgaatgaaaaactcAAGAAACCTCTTCTCGGAGAAATTCAGCAAGAGCCTACGAAAGAAGACAGTTCCGCCAAGGttaagagcaagaagaagaaaaaaaagaagtcatcTGCAACCTCAGATCATGTCCACGAAACCATTGGTCGCGGCAAAGCAATGAAGTACCTAGAAGTGTGGGCCACTGATAGAGCAAACtggaagtttgaaaaatgtcgACAGATTTGGCTCATTCAGAATTGTTACGACCAAGTCAAAATTCCGGATGACAAATTTGACCAGTTGCTAGAATACATAGGATCAATCAAGGGACAGATGCGAGCTTCTGCATTGA AACTTGCCCAAGAAAAGGTGGCCtgggaagaaaaatggaaacagaTTCTTGAAGACGGCAAATCGGAAGAAGAGGCCAAGCAAGAATTAAAATTGGAACGTCAACCTGCCGTTGTGGTTAGTCGAGCTGAAGAAATAATTAGTATGCTTGAATAA